The Thermodesulfovibrionales bacterium genomic interval AGACTTAGCATACCGGGAATGGGAAATATTTATAATTCCCTTGCAGCAGGAGCGGTTGCCCTTTATCTTGGCATACCTGCGGAAATGGTTAAGAAGGGTCTTGAAGAATTCAGGGGTGTAAAGCTCAGACTTGAGATAAAGGAGATAGATGGCATAAGGTTCATAGTTGATGCCTATAATGCAAATCCTGACTCTATGAAAAATGCCATAAAAGAACTTGTGAGATTAAAAAAGACAAGGGCTATAGCTGTCCTTGGAGACATGCTTGAGCTCGGTAATTATTCAGAAGAACTTCACAGAGAACTGGGAAGAGAAATAAAAAGAGAAGGAATAGATATTTTTATCGGAGTTGGTACCCAGATGAAATATGCCTTTGAGGAAGCAAAAGAAAGAGGACTCTACTGCGCAGGATCTCCTGATGAGGCAGCTGAGTTGTTATCAAGAATTCTTTTACCGGGTGATACTGTGCTCATAAAAGGTTCAAGACTAATGGCTATGGAGACTATTTTTGAGAAATTACAGTTAAAAATAACAGGGGTGAAAGGGTAATGCTCGGTGAACTTCTCTATTCATTGAAAGATTATTTTTTTGGTTTTAATGTATTTAAATACATAACCTTCAGAACAGCGCTTGCTGTGGTAACAGCATTTCTCTTTACCTTTTTTACAGGACCGTACATTATAAGATGGTTAAGAAGACTATCCTTTACACAGGTCATAAGAAATGATGGTCCAAAGACCCACCTTACAAAAGAGGGAACTCCGACAATGGGTGGAATACTGATAATACTTTCCGTCTTGGTAAGCATGCTTCTCTGGGGTGATCTTAGTAATAAATATGTCCTTGTCATGCTTGTTTCCATTACAGGTTTTGGCTTAATAGGATTTTATGATGATTATTTAAAGGTAATAAAAAAGAATCCTAAGGGTCTAAGGGCACTTAAAAAATTCGGCTGCCAGATAGGTCTTGCCCTCGCTATATCTATTTTTCTCTACCTTAATCCTGAAGATCCCTATAAGACTGCTCTTAGCGTACCTTTTTTTAAGAACATATTAATTGATCTTGGGCTATTTTATATTCCCTTTTCTATATTTGTGATCGTTGGTGCAAGCAATGCTGTAAATCTCACTGACGGTATAGATGGCCTTGCAATAGGTCTTGTTGCTATTGCTGTGATCGCCACTGGCGTACTTGTCTATATTGCAGGTCATGCAGGACTTGCCAAATACCTTCAGGTCCTCTATCTAAAAGGAACAGGTGAGCTCACTGTATTCTGCGGAGCAATGCTTGGAGCTAGCCTTGGATTCCTCTGGTTCAATTCCTATCCTGCAGAGGTCTTTATGGGAGATGTGGGTTCCCTTGGTCTGGGAGGTGCCCTTGGTACCCTTGCTGTGATAACAAAGCAGGAAATAGTTCTGGCTGTTGTCGGAGGTATATTTGTTATAGAAACTCTATCTGTAATACTACAGGTTGCTTCTTACAAATTAACAGGTAAAAGAATATTTAAAATGGCGCCAATCCATCACCACTTTGAGCTTCTCGGATGGAAGGAGCCCAAGGTTATTGTGAGATTCTGGATTGTGGGAATAATGCTTGCCCTACTGAGCCTCGCTACACTGAAGGTGAGATGACCGTGGAAAAAAAATTCAGGCTTCAGGGTTTAAAGGTTCTGGTTGTAGGGCTTCAGAGGAGCGGGATAGGTGCAGCTCTTATTTTAAAAAGACTCGGTGCAAATGTAAGGGCTACTGACCTCAAGTCGATCAAGGAGCTTGGTGAAGGTGTAGCGGGACTGATAAGGGAAGGCATAGATATAAAGGATGGCGGTCATGAGGAGAGAGATTTTTTAGAGTCAGACCTCATAGTAATAAGTCCTGGTGTAAGGACAGATATGCACCTTCTTAAAAAGGCTAAAGATGCAGGTGTAGAGGTCATCGGTGAGCTTGAGTTTGCTTTCAGGACTGTAAGGTCAGGACTCACACCCCTTAAGAGAGATATACCCTTTTATGCAGTGACAGGTACAAACGGTAAATCAACAGTTACAACACTTCTTGGTCTTATTCTCAATAACCATGGAATAAGGACCTCTGTATGCGGAAATATCGGTAAGGCAATAACAGCAGAGATTCTTGATATGATGGAAGGAAGGGTAGAATATCCAGATGCTTTTGTTGTTGAGGTATCAAGTTTCCAGCTTGAGACAATAAAGGATTTCAGACCTTCAATAGCTACGATTTTAAATATTACTCCCGACCATCTTGACAGATACAGGTCAATGGATGAATACATAGAGGCAAAGGCACGAATTGGTCTGAATATGAAAAGGGATGATTTTATTATTCTCAATGCTGATGATCCCGTGGTAATGAAATGCAGACAGATGACTGACTCTGAGATACTTTATTTCAGCAGAAAAGTGCCTGTGGAGGGAATATATTTAGAGAAGGGAGGATTGAAAATAAAATTTAAGGATAGGGAAGTTGAGATTGATATTAAAGATATGAAGATAAAGGGTGTTCACAATACAGAAAATGCAATGGCTTCAACCCTCATGGCCTTTCTTGCTGGTGCCAGTCGGGAATCTATTGAAAAAACACTTAGAGAATTCAGAGGGCTCGAACACAGGACAGAGTTTGTTGAGGAGATAGATGGTGTTTTATATATAAATGATTCAAAGGGAACCAATGTTGGTGCCTTAATGAAGTCCCTTGAAGGGTTCAGTAACATAGTGCTTATTGCAGGTGGAAGGGATAAAAAGGGAGACTTTTCAGTCCTCAGACCTCTCATAAAGGAAAGAGTAAAGGCCATGGTTCTTATCGGAGAGGCAAAGGAAAAGATCAGAGAGAGCCTAGGAGATTTAACTCTAACAGTATTTGCCTCTGATATGAAGGATGCAGTTATAAGAGCAAAGGAGCTTGCAAGAAAAGGGGATGTAGTACTTTTAAGCCCTGGATGTGCGAGTTTTGACATGTTCAGGGATTTTGAAGAACGCGGAAGGATTTTTAAAGAAATAGTGAGGGAGTTAAAAGGTGGTATCAGGAAGGATTGACAGGACACTCCTTCTAATAACTCTCACCCTCTCAGTTATAGGTGTGCTAATGGTGTACAGCTCAACCTCTGTATCACCAGAAACAGGGACACAGTCCTATTACTACCTCAAGAAACATCTCCTTACCTTTTTTATAGGACTCTTACTGATGATATTTTTTACATATACGGATATCTCAACAATAAAGGCAATGGCGATCCCTCTGCTTTTTTTCTCCTTCTTTCTGCTTCTTCTGGTATTCACAGGTCTTGGTTTTACTGCTGGTGGCGCAAGGAGATGGCTCAGACTCTGGCCAACAGTTTTTCAGCCTTCAGAGCTTGCCAAACTCTCAATGGTGATCTTTCTTTCATGGTATATGGCAAGGGAGAGGTTTGAATCTGATAGGTTAAGGGATATACTAATACCCGTCTTTGTGATGGCCTGTTTTCAGGTGGTTTTCATAAAACAACCTGATTTCGGTGCCTTTATGACCTTTGGAATATTAACCTTTTCAATGATATATCTGTCAGGTGCTAGACTGAGATATATTCTTTCTTTTGGTGTGCTCCTTATTCCAGTTATATATTACCTTATAAAAGAACCTTACAGATGGAAAAGGATTGTTGCCTTTCTTGATCCCTGGAGGGATCCTGCAGGAAGCGGTTTTCAGCTTATTCAATCACTCATTGCCTTTGGAAGTGGTGGGCTCACAGGAGTCGGACTCGGAGAGAGCAAACAGAAGCTACTTTATCTTCCAGCAATTCATAATGATTTCATCTTTGCCCTAGTGGGAGAGGAACTGGGCTTTATAGGTGCCTCCATTGTGGTGCTCCTCTTTCTGTGGCTTTTTTTGAGGGGAATGCGGATTGCAAAAAATACTGTAGATGGCTTCTCCTTTTATCTTGCCTCTGGTATATCTCTTATGCTTGCCATACAGGCAGTGGTGAACTTTGCTGTTTCTACAGGTCTTGCTCCAACAAAAGGTCTTCCACTTCCATTTATCAGTTACGGTGGTTCGTCCCTTGTTGTGAATATGACTGCAGTGGGTATACTGCTCAATATATCAAAAAATTCACAGGTCCCTTCAGAAAGAAGGGTTCATAAAAAGGATTGGCTTCTTGAAAGAAAAAAGGCCTATGTAAGGAAATTCAAAAAAAGGTGGCAGAGTAGAGGAAATATCACCTTATGAGGGTTATTATTGCCGGTGGAGGAACGGGTGGACATCTTTTTCCAGGTATTGCTGTGGCTGAGAGACTT includes:
- the mraY gene encoding phospho-N-acetylmuramoyl-pentapeptide-transferase — protein: MLGELLYSLKDYFFGFNVFKYITFRTALAVVTAFLFTFFTGPYIIRWLRRLSFTQVIRNDGPKTHLTKEGTPTMGGILIILSVLVSMLLWGDLSNKYVLVMLVSITGFGLIGFYDDYLKVIKKNPKGLRALKKFGCQIGLALAISIFLYLNPEDPYKTALSVPFFKNILIDLGLFYIPFSIFVIVGASNAVNLTDGIDGLAIGLVAIAVIATGVLVYIAGHAGLAKYLQVLYLKGTGELTVFCGAMLGASLGFLWFNSYPAEVFMGDVGSLGLGGALGTLAVITKQEIVLAVVGGIFVIETLSVILQVASYKLTGKRIFKMAPIHHHFELLGWKEPKVIVRFWIVGIMLALLSLATLKVR
- the murD gene encoding UDP-N-acetylmuramoyl-L-alanine--D-glutamate ligase, coding for MTVEKKFRLQGLKVLVVGLQRSGIGAALILKRLGANVRATDLKSIKELGEGVAGLIREGIDIKDGGHEERDFLESDLIVISPGVRTDMHLLKKAKDAGVEVIGELEFAFRTVRSGLTPLKRDIPFYAVTGTNGKSTVTTLLGLILNNHGIRTSVCGNIGKAITAEILDMMEGRVEYPDAFVVEVSSFQLETIKDFRPSIATILNITPDHLDRYRSMDEYIEAKARIGLNMKRDDFIILNADDPVVMKCRQMTDSEILYFSRKVPVEGIYLEKGGLKIKFKDREVEIDIKDMKIKGVHNTENAMASTLMAFLAGASRESIEKTLREFRGLEHRTEFVEEIDGVLYINDSKGTNVGALMKSLEGFSNIVLIAGGRDKKGDFSVLRPLIKERVKAMVLIGEAKEKIRESLGDLTLTVFASDMKDAVIRAKELARKGDVVLLSPGCASFDMFRDFEERGRIFKEIVRELKGGIRKD
- the ftsW gene encoding putative lipid II flippase FtsW, which produces MVSGRIDRTLLLITLTLSVIGVLMVYSSTSVSPETGTQSYYYLKKHLLTFFIGLLLMIFFTYTDISTIKAMAIPLLFFSFFLLLLVFTGLGFTAGGARRWLRLWPTVFQPSELAKLSMVIFLSWYMARERFESDRLRDILIPVFVMACFQVVFIKQPDFGAFMTFGILTFSMIYLSGARLRYILSFGVLLIPVIYYLIKEPYRWKRIVAFLDPWRDPAGSGFQLIQSLIAFGSGGLTGVGLGESKQKLLYLPAIHNDFIFALVGEELGFIGASIVVLLFLWLFLRGMRIAKNTVDGFSFYLASGISLMLAIQAVVNFAVSTGLAPTKGLPLPFISYGGSSLVVNMTAVGILLNISKNSQVPSERRVHKKDWLLERKKAYVRKFKKRWQSRGNITL